The Coregonus clupeaformis isolate EN_2021a chromosome 27, ASM2061545v1, whole genome shotgun sequence genomic sequence CCAGTATGGAGTATGCCGGAGCCATGATCCTCACTGCCATCATCCTGGGAGTTCTGGGGGTCACGGTCTCCATGGTTGGAGCCAAGTGCACCAACTGCATCAAAGAACAAACGTCTCAGGCCAAGTTGATAATTATCTCTGGAATACTTTTCTTGCTGGCCGGAATTCTCATCCTCTTCCCTGTTTCCATGGTAGCCAGATCATTTAACAGTGACTACTCCATGTTGATCGGAGGGAAGGCTGAGCTGGGGGCCTCGCTGTACTTCGGCTGGGGGGCGGCCGCCCTTTTCCTGATTGGAGGTTTCATACTGTGCATCACTGTGGGAGTCTTTGGATGGATGATGGGAATCTGTGGATGGGTAGTCTCCCTAGTGCCCTGTTATATGACTATTTTCGGCCCATATTGGGAAATACCGATGGATATGCTGAAGATCACCTGCATCTCCACCATCCTGGGAGCTCTAGGAGTGATGGGGTCCATCTTTGGGACCAAGTGATGTAACTGCATCAAGAGTAACAGGACCAGGGTCAAGGCCAGGTTCATCGTTGGAATATTCTTCATCCTGTCTGGTACCCTGCAACTCACCACTGTCTTCTTGGTCTATTACTTGACACAGAATATTCCAAAATACCGGTGGGAGGTTTTGTTCTTTTTTGCTGAATTCTGTAGATGGTCCGCCTCCATGCTCCTGATAGGAGGGACCATACTCTGCTGCAGCACCTTGAAGAGGAAGAACCCAGACTCAACAACGACTACATCAGCCTCCCACTAATGTCTCTGTCCAGAAGCTGTACTTTCTTGTTATAAAAACCATAGGGATCCAAGAATtgtgattctatatgtaattctatgatgaAAAATGGCCTCTATCCTATCTGTTCAATGTTAGAATATCAGAAGGGACTAGATAGGTGTGAAAGAAACATCGTTATTGTTCCACCTTCTCTTTAACAGGTCAAAGGGGAGTTTATGACATATTGTGTTCAAACATTCAGTTAATTTAGACTGTGAGAAGTTGTTCCTGAGGAGACTACAATGAAGGGAAGTATTCTCACTGTTACCTCTCTGATTTCCAAATCCCGTATAGATACTTCTCTTTATGTTTCTTTAAAATGGGATGAATTTAAGTAGAGAAATAATTGAATCAGAAGTTGATTGTTTAACTTTGTTAAAGATGTTCAAATAAAAAAACGTATCTGACTGCAAAGCGTTTCCTGGTTGTTGCCGTGCATTTCCTGTTTATGTTCACCACGTTAACCACAAGCTACAGTCAGTGACTGGGACATTCTGACTGAAACATATATCATAGTGTAGAATTATATCAAGCCATGTCCATGAAGCTGTTATCATTAATCTATTTAGTCTATTGTATAGTTCATTTCAGTCCATCAATCCAACCTTACAATTATTTATTACACACTCAAGGGTTTTTCAGCATGTAGTTTCAATCTAACTCTGAATGTCACCAGTATCTCCCTCAAGCGGGTCTCAACCACATACTGCCCAACATCTGAATGAATAGGTTGTTTTCATGACAACATATTTAAGTGACATCCCAGCATCACGTAGATGTAGTGGCCTTGTGACTAACCCAGATCTCCAGTTACAGTGGAATCAGAAGGTGAGAACATGTAGAAGATAATGTTATGTTGTTCTAGAACTTTGTTGGTAAATCCTGGGGGTTTTGGGGGTCAAGGTCTACGTGGTCGGAACCAAGTGCACATACTGCATTAAATAATAAACTTCTTACGCCAAGTTGATAATCATCTCTGGAAAACTTTTCATCCTGGCCGGAATTTTCATCCTCATCCCTGTTTCCATGGTAGCCATTTCAATCATCAGTGATTCCTCCACTAGGATTGGAGGAAAGACTGAGCTGGGGGCCTTGCTGTACTTCGGCTGGGGGGCGGCCGCCCTTCTCCTGGGCATGGGCACAGGCAAGTGTTTTGGGTTACTTGGCTCAATTCAATAGGTGGTCTGCCTCCATGCTCCTGATAGGATGGAACACACTCTGCTGCTGCATCTTCAAGAGGAACCAGACAGACTCAACAACGACTCAATCAACCTCTTACTAACAGTTCTGTCTGCAAAAGGCCATAGAGGAGTTTATGTCATATTGTGGTTGGGACCATAGTCTAGTTGCTACTGCTTTAAGAGAGACATTCCCAACTTAACAACTCACTTAAATTCCATCACTGGTATCTCATCTGATCTTATGTAACCATATCACAGTGTTTCTCAATATTAGTGCACAGAATTAGTCCTCAAAAAGTCTTAGGGGAGCTTGTGCAATATTGCCATATTGCTTACttttgccaggacaacaacaaaaCAGTTGGGGTAGAAACAGGCTCACCAGTTCCTCACACACGGTAACGACCACACACTTCACCACATCTGTACAGGTTGTGTTTCCATGGCAGCAGATGACGTCAAGCGCCCTTGGGCTTCTGACTGGCCGGGCTCTCTAGTATCACAGAAGAACTCTGCAACAAACATCTGTGAGAAAAGAACGTTGAACAATCTGCTGTTTTAGAACTTTGCTTGCAAAGAATGAAGCTGTAGGCCTGTAGCATCCAGGATCTTCTCTGGAAATATAACATCTCCACTGTTCTGGAGTCTCTTTGTTGAGTCACATCCTTGTTCTTCCAGGAAGTGCATGTTGATGGGCATGGAGATCGTGGGCATCACTATGGGAGTAATGGGATGGATTGTCTCCATAGTGGCCTGTGCTTTGTTTACATCGGGATTGATGGACTTTCCACAGTACAGAGAGGTCAGACTAACTCAGATCATCACCTACTTCTCCATTATTCTAGGGTTGCTAGGGATGATACTCTCCATCTCATCTACAGTGCACCAACTGTACCCAGAGAAATATGAATATGTCTAAAGTTGAAGTGATTATCTTTGGCAGAATACTCTTCATCCTGGCTGGTCTCATCCACCTGAACTTGATCTTCTTGGTTGCCCTTGACTTGACACTAAACTCGGACCATGAGAACTTCCTGCGGAGTAATAACCTGATGTTCTCAGCTGAATTTAATAGGTGGGCCTCTTCACTGCTTCTGATAGGAGGGACCATAGTCTGCTGCTGCTTCATGAGTAAAGCCTGAGTTGACAACTGTCTCTGATTCCCTAAATCGTGTCTTACACAACCTTAATTTATCTGAGCCATTCTACCACTCTAAGCAATAGGTTGTAagcaatacatacagtatagtttTCAGCAATATGATTATTGATAATGGCTACACTTAAAATGTTAGTCTTCAATGCAGACTTTGatcagttgaatcaggtgtgttactgcttggctggaacaaaagcctgcacccacACTGGCACTTTCAGGGACTGATAATGTTATTTGAATCAGTAACCCTTACTAAAAATGGCCACATAAAAAATATTGCCATGTGTTGAATCAGTGATGCACAGAATTGATTCACAGTTACCACTTCCTTTTAAAACCACTTGAGAGGGAGATGTAAGCATGCTGTCTAAGGGCTGGGGTTGAAGTGGGATGTTTCTATAGGTGGTGGAAATACCACCAAATTAAACAACTTTTCCATTATTATTTAGAATAAAATGCAACTCTTATTAAATTGCAACTCTTGTGCTGACTCCTGACTTCATTTGGTGGAACCTCGTGCTTCTTCCTACCTCGTGGTCTGAGTTGATAACCAGATGTTAGTGGGTCAAAAATACGATTCCATCATCGCCAATGTAAGCTAGGGTGGACTTAGCAATTTGGGAGCCCATTTCAAAATGCCTTTGAGGGGACCCCCTACCCCCCAAAATGGACATTTCCCCTATAAATGAACGGCAAAAATTATTAATGTGCGTTAATATCTTATTTATTTCAGGCAATTATGAAATGTAAACACCCTATAAAGCTGTGGCTAACacattttggtaaaaacaacTGTCAGAATCAGTCGGTAAGGGCTCCATGACAGCTGTGTGCAAGTTACTTGCTGTTTTCACACCCATCACTTCCTGTCTGTTTCTGTCCTGCCAACCCTAGGCCAAGTTTACACCTGATATCTCTTATCGAACGCAGACACCAGCCTGACCTATTTACCATAAACGCTCAACTTCACGTCTGCTTCATTAATTTCTAACTATGGTTTCCTGTAAAAGGGCAAAAGAAATTGGTCTCTCTGTTCATATCAACTGATTTAGATTTAAACCTAACTGTGTTTTCCCCATTTGGTCACTGCTGCAGACGTAATTATGAATTCTTCCTAATATTTGATGGTAATTCTGAAGTTGAGTTGATATCACCAGACTCCCCATTTCTACCTAGTTCCTTATAGGTGTCTGTGTCTGAGTAGTGAGGAACTACAAGGACATAGTTTTGATCTGGTTCTGTTCGTAAAGTCATTTTCAGTAGAAATGAAAAAGTCAGGGATGAACGGCATACAGTGTTGTGTTTTTGTTTACAGCTCCTTTATTGCAGTAGGGTCACCCAGGGATATTATGAAATatattgtgttggtgtgtgttgggtcTCATATTCCTCAGCAGGATCCAAGAGGTTTAAGGAAATGTATTTGGATATACAATGTATTTGACTCTCTGTGTGTTGATCTGCCCTTTAAAGACATCCCCATAGAGTGTAAACAACTGTTCTATTTCTACTGACcttctatgtacagtggggaaaaaagtatttagtcagccaccaattgtgcaagttctcccacttaaaaagatgagagaggcctgtaattttcatcataggtacacgtcaactatgacagacaaattgagagaaaactattccagaaaatcacattgtaggatttttaatgaatttatttgcaaattatggtggaaaataagtatttggtcacctgcaaacaagcaagatttctggctctcacagacctgtaacttcttctttaagaggctcctctgtcctccactcgttacctgtattaatggcacctgtttgaacttgttatcagtataaaagtcacctgtctacaacctcaaacagtcacactccaaactccactatggccaagaccaaagagctgtcaaaggacaccagaaacaaaattgtagacctgcaccaggctgggaagactgaatctgtaataggtaagcagcttggtttgaagaaattgactttgggagcaattattaggaaatggaagacatacaagaccactgataatctccctcgatctggggctccacgcaagatctcaccccgtggggtcaaaatgatcataagaacggtgagcaaaaatcccagaaccacacggggggacctagtgaatgacttgcagagagctgggaccaaagtaacaaagcctaccatcagtaacacactacgccgccagggactcaaatcctgcagtgccagacgtgtccccctgcttaagccagtacatgtccaggcccgtctgaagtttgctagagtgcatttggatgatccataagaggattgggagaatgtcatatggtcagatgaaaccaaaattttaaaaaatggtaaaaactcaactcgtcgtgtttggaggacaaagaatgctgagttgcatccaaagaacaccatacctactgtgaagcatgggtgtggaaacatcatcctttggggctgtttttctgcaaagggaccaagacgactgatccgtgtaaaggaaagaatgaatggggccatgtatcgtgagattttgagtgaaaacctccttccatcagcaagggcattgaagatgaaacgtggctgggtctttcagcatgacaatgatcccaaacacaccgcccgggcaacgaaggagtggcttcgtaagaagcatttcaaggtcctggagtggcctagccagtctgcagatctcaaccccatagaaaatctttggagggagttgaaagtccgtgttgcccagcgacagccccaaaacatcactgctctagaggagatctgcatggaggaatgggtcaaaattccagcaacagtgtgtgaaaaccttgtgaagacttacagaaaacgtttgacctgtgtcattgccaacaaagggtatataacaaagtattgagaaacttttgttattaaccaaatacttattttccaccataatttgcaaataaattcataaaacatcctacaatgtgattttctgaatttattttttctaattttgtctgtcatagttgacgtgtacctatgatgaaaattacaggcctctctcatcttttttttgtgggagaacttgcacaattggtggctgactaaatactttttccccccactgtatgtagacagacaggcaggcaggcagacagacagacaaagaaagGCAGTGTATAGCCAATATACATGTCCCTGAACTCAGGCAATCCTTTATGAAGAATATAAACTCGTCTACTTGATGCTGCTTTGATTTGAGTCATTACTTTGTGTTCCTGTTAACACCTGTCCTTGTGTGTAacacaaatggaaccctattccctacatagtaaactacttttgactagagccctatgttTGGGTCCTTCACCTTGTCCTTTATCCCTGAGTGAAGGGTCCTTCATCCTTGAGTGAAGGGTCCTATATCCCAGAGGGAATAGTGTTTTATCCCTGAGTAAGGGTCCTTTATCCCTGAGGGAAGTTTGTTTTATCCCAGAGGGAAGGGTATTTTATCCCTAAAGGGAAGTGTCCTTTAACTCTCCTTGAGTGAAGTGTCCTTTATTTATCCCTGGGGGAAGGGTCCTTTATCTCTGAGGGAAGGGTACATTATCCCTGAGGGAAAGGTGTTTCATCTCTGAGGGTAGAGTTCTTTATCCCTGACGGAAGTGTCCTTTATCCCTGAGAGAAGAGTGTTTTATCCCTGAGGGAAGGGTCCTTTATCCTTGAGGGAAGAGTGTTTTATCCCTGAGAGAATATACCTTCATCCCTGAGGGAAGGATCTTTTAATTATCCCTGAGGGAAGGGTTCTTTCTCCCTGAGTGAAgggtattgtcacgccctggctctggggactcttaaatgttgagccagggtgtggattttctttGTATAGTTTTCTATatttttcgttctagatcgtgtatatctatgttggccagggttgttcccaatcagagacagctgtagctcgttgtctctgattggggaccatacttaggcagccttttggcattttagttttgtggaatcttgttccgtttggtttgttgtatgacctaggacttcacgtatcgttttgttgttttggttcgtgttgtgtacactaaataaagtatgtacgcctatcatgctgcgccttggtccgcttctcataacaatcgtgacagaagatcccaccaccagaggaccaagcagcgtgccaaacaggggaagttggcgatgtcccaggtgggcgaatggtggtcttgggaggacatattcgcgggcagagggccatgggcaaaagtaaatacccaggcaggagaggagaaacggcgccaaccgtgccgacgacggacacgcaagaggctaccccaataaaaaaaatttttgggggggggcacacggcgtggacgacggggctgatggaggcagctacaggacgaatcggcggactaggagaggaggccaccaggtttgggggcctggaagggtggttggtggagcctagaggtagagcagagccaactccccgtactcaggctaggcagcgtgagattgggcaggttccgggttatgcggagccacgtactgtgccgcgagtgttccggcacagtcctccacgtgtcgtgctaaggtgggcatgcagccaggacggagtgtgccggctcaacgctcgtggcctccagtaccgctcctcggtcccggatatcctgcgccagtgccacgtgctgtagtgccagaacgagtgcacagccctgtacttCCTGTGCTGATGCAtcacacagattgtgtggaaataggcattcaaccaggacgggttgtgtcagctctccgctccagacctccagtccgtctccacagtccagcccggcctgttactgtccctcgcaccaaggcagtggtgcgcatcgtcagcccggtccggcatgttcctgtccctcgcaccaagcctgtggtgcgggtcgccagcccggtccggcccgttcctgctccccgcaccaagcctgtggtgcgcgtcgccagcccggtccggcctgttcctgcttcccgcaccaagcctgtggtgcgcgtcgccagcccggtccggcatgttcctgtccctcgcaccaagcctgtggtgcgcgtcgccagcccggtccggcctgttcctgtccctcgcaccaagcctgtggtgcgcgtcgccagcccggtccggcctgttcctgcttcccgcaccaagcctgtggtgcgttgtcgccagcccggtccggcccgttcctgctccccgcaccaagccagtggtgcgcgtcgccagcccggtccggcttgttcctgtccctcgcaccaagcctgtggtgcgcgtcgccagcccggtccggcctgttcctgcttcccgcaccaagcctgtggtgcggcgtcgccagcccggtccggcctgttcctgctcccgcaccaagcctgtggtgcggcgtcgtcagcccggtccggcctgttcctgctcccgcgcaagccagtggtgcacgtcgccagcccggtccggcccgttcctgctcccgcaccaagccagtggtgcgcgttgtcagtccggcacggcccgtgcctgttccaccggtgcctggtccggcaccaggcagctgctccactccggagccagagcaatccgctccaccggtgtccagaccagatcaggggtGCTACggggggttggagagagagtggtggtcacgcccggagcaggatcctcctccgaggcggaatgcccacccggcccctaccctcttgtgtttggttggcgcggttgcagtccgcgcctttgggggggggggatactgtcacgccctggctctggggactcttaaatgttgagccagggtgttacgaaccccgtggctttaaacgtctagggtggatggagaagaggcccgtaacataactcatgcaaattagaatgatgacatggaacagtgagaacaaaaactacacgacaaccataaactaccgtcaaacataaagtGTTTATttgtgaacacacggtaaaggtttgggaaaaagggctgagcaggacccaagaaatgaaacaatagtgtaaaacacccctaaactgatcttgcctgcctcaagaaccgctaaactactgctaatcatacaaaaatacagtgggtgttccgctcaggtctaactagtgtttatagacagatttcttcctacgggtattGTACGCCCAAGGGCAGCTTGCTTaacttccccttttcccagaaacacacaaagttaccaaacagagtaactaaacttagtgagtacacaatacacaggataccacagtatccatactcacatacggaaacagtctttctctctgtcaacAAACATAACTGACTGGTTTTTatataatgggatgtgtgattgaaaaagcagcaacaggtggtgcaatgcagaggaatgttcactgattggtccaccttagcaatcagcagacatctcaacgaccaccaatcaggaacatacaggacacctgtgattagggcagaaggagaggaaaacacaggacacaggatacctgtatccgtaacacagggtgtggattttcattgtttagttttctgtttttcgttctagatcgtgtatatctatgttggccagggtggttcccaatcagagacagctgtagctcgttgtctctgattggggaccatacttaggcagccttttggcattttagttttgtgggatcttgttccgtttggtttgttgtatgacctaggacttcacgtatcgttttgttgttttggttcgtgttgtgtacactaaataaagtatgtacgcctatcacgctgcgccttggtccgcttctcataacgatcgtgacaggtattTTAATTATCCCTGAGTGAAGGGTTGTTTATCCCAGAGGAAAGAGTCCTTTATCTCTGAGGGAAGGGTACTTTATCCTTATTTATACTATAAGAGGATATGAAACCCAGACTTTGTCTGTCTTGTTAGaccattcggaaggtattcagaaaCCTTGAACttttaaacattttgttacgttacagccttattttataatgtattaaatagttttttcccctcatcaatatacacacaatacatcataatgacaaagcaaaaacactacactacaactatgaaactacaagcttggcacacctgtatttggggagtttttcccattttcctctgcagatcctctcaagctctgtaaggttggatggggagcgtcgctacacaacttttctcaggtctctccagagatgttcgaccgggttcaagtccaggctttggctgtgccactcaggtacattcagagacttgtcctgaagccactcctgcgttgtcttggctgtgtgcttagggtcgttgttctgttggaaggtgaaaatTCGCCCCAGTCTagggtcctgagcactctggagcaggttttaatcaagtatctctgtgtactttgctccattcatttttccctcaatcccgactagtctcccagttcctgccgctgaaaaaaatgttgccaccaccatgcttcattcaggccaaagagttaaatattggattaatcagaccagagaatcttgtttctcctggtctgagagtctttaggtgccttttttggaaaactccaagcgggctgtcatgtgccttttactgaggagtggcttccgtctggccactctaccttaaaggtctgattggtggagtggtgcagagatggttgcccttctggaaggttctcccatctccacagaggaactgtggagctctgtcaaagtgaccatggagttcttggtcacctccctgaccaaggcccttctcccctattgctcagtttggcagggcagccagctctaggaagagtcttggtggttccaaacttcttccatttaacaatgatggaggccactgtgttcttggggaccttcaatgctgcagacattttttggtacccttccccagatctgtgcctcgacacaatcctatctctgagttataaggacaattccttcgacctcatggcttgtgttttgctctgacatgcactgtcagctg encodes the following:
- the LOC121541340 gene encoding claudin-4-like, coding for MDIVDIVEMVEVMGIALGVIGLILTIVICALPTWIETTFIADNFITTEVYLRGLWMSCVTQSTGQTQCNVHNLRGNRPPSMEYAGAMILTAIILGVLGVTVSMVGAKCTNCIKEQTSQAKLIIISGILFLLAGILILFPVSMVARSFNSDYSMLIGGKAELGASLYFGWGAAALFLIGGFILCITVGVFGWMMGICGWVVSLVPCYMTIFGPYWEIPMDMLKITCISTILGALGVMGSIFGTK